In Candidatus Manganitrophus noduliformans, the genomic stretch CGCGGCTTCGCCATTACAATCACCAAGACAAGACCGTGCTCCACTCTCTCTCCTTCGCCAACATCATTTCCCTCTTTCCGCTCGATCCCCTCTTTAAGAAACCCTCTTGGAAGGTGAGCGTCGGCCTGGAAACGTTGACCGGTAGTCCTTGCCGCAACTGCCGCTATTTTGCTTTGAACGCCGGCACCGGGAGCGCCTTGGAAGCGCATCTGCTCCGGCGAGAGCTGATTTATTTCTTTATCGAAGTGGATGGGAATTATGGAGGATTCTTCGACCCGAATTATCGGGCCGGCATCGGCGGGACGATCGGAGTATTGGCCGACCTGGCGTCTCGGTGGAAGGCACATCTTTTTGCAACGTATCTATCCTATCCTCTCGGCGATCGCTCCCACGATCTGAAGATGTCGCTCCAGCAGCGGGTGACCCTGCAAAAAGACTTGGCACTACGCGTGGAGCTCAACCGCCGGCAGGAATTCGATCGACGCGACTTCCTGAATGAGGCGCTTGTCACGGTTCATTTTTATTTTTAGAAGGGAGAGTCCGCACCGGATTAGAAATGATATTTTATACCGGCATTTACGGTGGTCATTGCCCCTTTCACATCCTCAATTAATTCGAAGTCGAGGTAATCGAGTTCGTCATACTCCACAAACCGTTGCGTCACCCCGAACACGACGCTGAATTGCGGCCGAGGATATATCTCTATTCCGATCCCGACGTCGAACCCGTCCCCGGTCAATTCAAGGTCGTCTCGACGGCCGGAGCCGTCTCTGACCCCGTCAATGACGAGAGCATATGAGCCGAACCCCGCCCGAAAAAAGGCTTCCGCCGGCATGCCCGCAAAAGAAAAGGTCAATGGAAAGTAACGGAGATTTATCGCCAAAAACGCAATTCCCGCGTCTTCATCATCCACCATATGCCCAGAAGCCCCGAATTCAACCTCAAGGGCAAGAGGAATGGGAAAGCGATAACCCAGGTTGAGACGGAATCCGGAGCCGGGATCAACCTCGGCAAAGTCGCCGCTGAGGTCTTGCTCAGGGACGTTCACGATCAGATCCGCCCCGATATACAATCCGTCTTTTGCCTCAAAGGTTTCTGCGCGGGATACATTCACCGTCAGAAGAAACGCAACGATCATTGCGATTAGAAGCCTCGGCATTTTTTTCTCCTCTCCAGGTGTAGGGAATATCCCTTTCCAGGGTCGAAGAGCTATACCAAAGATTGAGGTGAGATGTCAATTAAAATTTCTTACGGGAACGCAGAGAGGATAACAAGGAAGGGTTATCGGCAGCGGCTTACGACGGCAGCGATTCGTTCGTCTCGGGGAGCTCGCCCGAGCCTTCGATCGCTTTGGAGGGAAGCGCAAGCTTCCGGCCGCTGCCGGCCCAGAAAATTAACACGGCGAGAAACCAGAAAATCGCCACGTTGAGGAGGACCATCCCGACCGCGTAGGTGAGGCCGGGGGTCGCGGCCCAAGGGGTGGCGTCGTGCATGATCTCGGTGATGTGCCAATCGAGACGGACCGACGACCGGATGTATCCCATCAGCGCCATCGTCATGGTGATGAAGACGGCCAGGGAAAAAAGCGCGATGGCTCCGCCGACCGGAAGTTTTCCCCATTGGATGGGGCCGAGCGACCGGGACCGCCGGAGCATCAGCCAATTCAGGAGATACCCCCCTCCCAGCGCGATCATCGCCGCCATAAACTGCGGAAAGGCAAACCGGACCCGGACGTTGGCCGGAACGTAAAAGCCGGAGACGCCGAGGTAGATCACGATCAACTCGGCCCCCCCGAAGAGGGCGATCAGGGCGGCGTTTCCCCATTTTCTCCAAGCAACGGTGATCTCTTTGTTGCATCTTTTGAAGATGATCATGCAAAGGCCGAAGGCGAGGATCATCGTATTGATGGCGGTGTTCTTCGCCGCCATCGTCCCGTAATAGCCGACGATCGGGTGCTGCGCCCCTCCCATCTGTTTTACCTCGCTCTGGCTCGCCGGAAGGGTGTGCGGGGTCGTCCAGATGATGAACGAGACGGTCAAGATGATCAGCAGATACTTGACCAGATAGTTATACCGCTCCGACCCGTTCATCCGGGAAGTTCCCTGCCAAAGGTAATAGGTCACCGTCATGAAAATCAGGCCGATCAGCATCGCCTGAATCACGAACGGCCAGCTCATCTGCCCTCCCATCAACGTGACCCCCATCCGCTGCCGGTAAATGAAAATCATCTTGGCGAACCAGTAGCCGGCAAAGGGAAGAAGAAAAAGGTTCACGATGGCGATCATGATGTTCACATGCCCCATCCAATCGAAGTGGGCGCGCCGCGCGGGGTCGCGCGTGGTGAGCATCTTGTAGGCGGCATACGCCGCGATCACCGCCCCGCTGAACATGATGCTCGCCAAGATCCGATGGACGTTCAGCGGATTCCAGAGAGCGGTGTGCATGATCCGCCAGACACTGCCGAGGTAGCGTCCTTCGGAATCAATTCCGGCCGGGGACATCATAAACGCCATCCAGGCGTTGGCCAGGCAGACGATCACCACGCCGTTGGTGACGGTGAGGGCCCCGATGCTCAGGTGAAGCCACTTCCGATCGCCGCGCCGCCAGCGCTCCCAGGTCAGCGTGTAGCCGTAAAGAAGAATACTCTCCAGAATAAAACAGAGGGCATAGAGATAGACGACCGGCCGAAAGAGTTGGGCCATATACTGGAAAAATGAATTGTAGAGAAAGAGAAAGGCACCCAGAAGGGCGACCCCGAAGAAGATCGTGATCGGATAAAAAGGCATTCCAATCTCCATGATCTCCCGGGCCAGGCTGTCCTGTTTCTCCGACTGCTCCCGATGGCCCCGGCGGCGGAGATGGCCGAAGAGCTCGATCATCCAGGCGATCATCGGGACGCCGAGGATAAAGCTCCCCATAAAGAAGTGCTGCTGAATGAAAAACCAGAGGAGCGATCGGCCGTCGATCCCGCCGGTCCGACCGTAGCTCTCCGGATAAGACATCTTGGGCGCAGGGGGACCGGAGACGGGCCCTCCCCCTTGGTAATAGATGTCTTTTGAAACTTCTCCCGAGATTGCTCCAGAAGGGACCGGCTCCTCTGCGAAAGCCGGCTGAAAGAGGCAGAGGGTGAGAAGAAAAAAAGAGATAAAAAAAGGGGGTGCGAGGAAATTCCTTTTCATGACAAGCCTTTGCTTTTACGAATGAACGGATCATACCGGCCCCGGGGGGCGGGTGTCAAGCTTTT encodes the following:
- a CDS encoding outer membrane beta-barrel protein; the protein is MPRLLIAMIVAFLLTVNVSRAETFEAKDGLYIGADLIVNVPEQDLSGDFAEVDPGSGFRLNLGYRFPIPLALEVEFGASGHMVDDEDAGIAFLAINLRYFPLTFSFAGMPAEAFFRAGFGSYALVIDGVRDGSGRRDDLELTGDGFDVGIGIEIYPRPQFSVVFGVTQRFVEYDELDYLDFELIEDVKGAMTTVNAGIKYHF
- a CDS encoding cytochrome ubiquinol oxidase subunit I; protein product: MKRNFLAPPFFISFFLLTLCLFQPAFAEEPVPSGAISGEVSKDIYYQGGGPVSGPPAPKMSYPESYGRTGGIDGRSLLWFFIQQHFFMGSFILGVPMIAWMIELFGHLRRRGHREQSEKQDSLAREIMEIGMPFYPITIFFGVALLGAFLFLYNSFFQYMAQLFRPVVYLYALCFILESILLYGYTLTWERWRRGDRKWLHLSIGALTVTNGVVIVCLANAWMAFMMSPAGIDSEGRYLGSVWRIMHTALWNPLNVHRILASIMFSGAVIAAYAAYKMLTTRDPARRAHFDWMGHVNIMIAIVNLFLLPFAGYWFAKMIFIYRQRMGVTLMGGQMSWPFVIQAMLIGLIFMTVTYYLWQGTSRMNGSERYNYLVKYLLIILTVSFIIWTTPHTLPASQSEVKQMGGAQHPIVGYYGTMAAKNTAINTMILAFGLCMIIFKRCNKEITVAWRKWGNAALIALFGGAELIVIYLGVSGFYVPANVRVRFAFPQFMAAMIALGGGYLLNWLMLRRSRSLGPIQWGKLPVGGAIALFSLAVFITMTMALMGYIRSSVRLDWHITEIMHDATPWAATPGLTYAVGMVLLNVAIFWFLAVLIFWAGSGRKLALPSKAIEGSGELPETNESLPS